From Cricetulus griseus strain 17A/GY chromosome 1 unlocalized genomic scaffold, alternate assembly CriGri-PICRH-1.0 chr1_0, whole genome shotgun sequence, a single genomic window includes:
- the Adh5 gene encoding alcohol dehydrogenase class-3 produces the protein MANQVIRCKAAVAWEAGKPLSIEEVEVAPPKAHEVRIKIIATAVCHTDAYTLSGADPEGCFPVILGHEGAGIVESVGEGVTRVKAGDTVIPLYVPQCGECKFCLNPKTNLCQKIRVTQGKGLMPDGTTRFTCKGKPLFHFMGTSTFSEYTVVADISVAKIDPSAPLDKVCLLGCGVSTGYGAAVNTAKVEPGSTCAVFGLGGVGLAVIMGCKVAGASRIIGIDINKDKFAKAKEFGATECINPQEFNKPIQEVLIEMTDGGVDFSFECIGNVKVMRAALEAAHKGWGVSVVVGVAASGEEISTRPFQLVTGRTWKGTAFGGWKSVESVPKLVSEYMSKKIKVDEFVTDNLSFDQINKALDLMHSGKSIRTVLKL, from the exons ATGGCGAACCAG GTGATCAGATGCAAGGCTGCAGTCGCCTGGGAGGCCGGAAAGCCTCTCTCCATAGAGGAAGTAGAAGTGGCCCCTCCAAAGGCTCATGAAGTTCGAATTAAG ATCATTGCCACTGCCGTCTGCCACACCGATGCCTATACCCTGAGTGGAGCTGATCCTGAGGGGTGTTTCCCGGTGATCTTGGGACATGAAGGTGCTGGAATTGTGGAAAGTGTTGGTGAAGGGGTGACTAGGGTGAAGGCAg GTGATACTGTCATCCCGCTTTACGTCCCACAATGTGGAGAATGCAAATTTTGTCTGAATCCTAAAACAAACCTTTGCCAGAAGATAAG AGTGACTCAGGGGAAAGGGTTAATGCCCGATGGCACGACCAGATTCACCTGCAAAGGAAAGCCTCTTTTCCATTTCATGGGAACCAGCACATTTTCTGAGTACACAGTTGTGGCTGACATCTCTGTTGCTAAAATTGACCCTTCGGCACCTTTGGATAAAGTCTGCCTTCTCGGTTGTGGCGTTTCAACCGGCTATGGTGCTGCTGTGAACACTGCCAAG GTGGAGCCTGGTTCTACCTGTGCTGTCTTTGGCTTGGGAGGAGTTGGATTGGCAGTGATCATGGGCTGTAAAGTGGCTGGTGCATCCCGGATCATTGGCATCGACATCAATAAAGATAAATTCGCAAAGGCCAAAGAATTTGGAGCCACTGAATGTATTAACCCCCAAGAGTTCAATAAGCCCATCCAGGAAGTACTCATTGAGATGACAGATGGGGGAGTAGACTTCTCCTTCGAGTGTATTGGCAATGTGAAGGTCATG AGAGCAGCCCTTGAGGCGGCCCACAAAGGCTGGGGAGTCAGTGTGGTGGTTGGTGTAGCTGCTTCGGGTGAAGAAATCTCCACTCGTCCATTCCAGCTGGTGACAGGACGCACATGGAAAGGCACTGCCTTTGGAG GATGGAAGAGTGTGGAGAGTGTCCCAAAGCTTGTGTCTGAATATATGTCCAAAAAGATAAAAGTTGATGAATTTGTTACTGACAATCTGTCCTTCGACCAAATTAACAAAGCCTTGGACCTGATGCACTCGGGGAAAAG CATTCGAACTGTTCTAAAGCTGTAA